Proteins encoded by one window of Mus musculus strain C57BL/6J chromosome 10, GRCm38.p6 C57BL/6J:
- the Ddit4 gene encoding DNA damage-inducible transcript 4 protein, protein MPSLWDRFSSSSSSSSSSRTPAADRPPRSAWGSAAREEGLDRCASLESSDCESLDSSNSGFGPEEDSSYLDGVSLPDFELLSDPEDEHLCANLMQLLQESLSQARLGSRRPARLLMPSQLVSQVGKELLRLAYSEPCGLRGALLDVCVEQGKSCHSVAQLALDPSLVPTFQLTLVLRLDSRLWPKIQGLLSSANSSLVPGYSQSLTLSTGFRVIKKKLYSSEQLLIEEC, encoded by the exons ATGCCTAGCCTCTGGGATCGTTTctcgtcctcctcttcctcttcgtcCTCGTCTCGAACTCCGGCCGCTGATCGGCCGCCGCGCTCCGCCTGGGGGTCTGCAGCCAGAGAAGAGGGCCTTGACCGCTGCGCGAGCCTGGAGAGCTCGGACTGCGAGTCCCTGGACAGCAGCAACAGTGGCTTCGGGCCGGAGGAAG ACTCCTCATACCTGGATGGGGTGTCCCTGCCCGACTTTGAGCTGCTCAGTGACCCCGAGGATGAGCACCTGTGTGCCAACCTGATGCAGCTGCTGCAGGAGAGCCTGTCCCAGGCGCGATTGGGCTCGCGGCGCCCTGCGCGTTTGCTCATGCCGAGCCAGCTGGTGAGCCAGGTGGGCAAGGAACTCCTGCGCCTGGCATACAGTGAGCCGTGCGGCCTGCGGGGGGCACTGCTGGACGTGTGTGTGGAGCAAGGCAAGAGCTGCCATAGCGTGGCTCAGCTGGCCCTCGACCCCAGCCTGGTGCCCACCTTTCAGTTGACCCTGGTGCTGCGTCTGGACTCTCGCCTCTGGCCCAAGATCCAGGGGCTGTTAAGTTCTGCCAACTCTTCCTTGGTCCCTGGTTACAGCCAGTCCCTGACGCTAAGTACCGGCTTCAGAGTCATCAAGAAGAAACTCTACAGCTCCGAGCAGCTGCTCATTGAAGAGTGTTGA